From the genome of Phoenix dactylifera cultivar Barhee BC4 chromosome 17, palm_55x_up_171113_PBpolish2nd_filt_p, whole genome shotgun sequence:
CATTCCATCCATTTCCAATGCATGCATGACAAACGGATAGCATGTTCAAATTTCTTACCATGTAAACTGCCTCATCTTCTTCTCAGGCAAGAGCGTTTCGTTCGCCGATGGGCTGAGTCATTGGGTCACCCAAAGGTCAGCCATGAACTCCGTAGCATCTGGATCACATATCTGACGCAGGTGAGGCTCCACTCTAACACAATGCTAGAACTTTGCAAGAACATCTCCCTGTTGCTCAAACTGCCACTACAGTTAACTATCAAAACAATGCTGAatgaaatctgaaaaaaatCATCAGATCTAAACAAGCATGCTGGATTTTCCCTGCCTTGATTCCTTATTATTGCTTTGTGGGTGCAGTGTGATGTTTCGCTCGGTCAGAAGGTAGCAAACCGCCTCAATGTCAAACCAAGCATGTGATATGGATGCGGATGCCAAGCCATAGACTATATGTTTATGCAGAGAATAATGTTTCTATGCCAAACCAGAGATCGCGTCATCTGAATAAGGCTACTTGAATGTAGTCACCCTGTCAAAAATGTGATTATGATGGCACCATGCTGTATGTGTAAATCTAAATGGGATCTTAAGTGCATGGTTCTGCTTGTAATCTAGAACCAAGAAGTACTTTCTTCTAGCCAATCATGGGTTCCACATAACCTTATGGTTTACATTACTATCTCTAGCAAAAAGAACCTTCTGTTTGTGGCAGTGGCATGTGGTGATATTTTGATGTCAAGGGATTTTGTGTCGATATCCATAGTTCGAATGATCAAAGGCATAAATGCTCTCttgacttcattgatcaaaccaAGGATGAGAACAGATATTCTTTGATGAATAACTAGACTTGATTTGGAGAGACTCTGTATTGATATCCTTTCAGAAATTGAAATATTCTTGTTCCACTAGCACACCTTGTTAGAGGGAATCCTTCGCTTTATCTTATTTAAGATAGCTGTTGATCTAGGTGGAATTACTCATCGAAAGACAGTTCTAGTTCTCTGAATATGGATGACACAGTCATTGCTAAGAGATTATTCGATGCGTAGATATTCCAGACTTTTTGGTACAAAAGGCTCAGCCTCAACCCACACAACAACTTCTAAAAGTATGGTTATGCATGTAGAGGCACTTACAATGTATCTACCTGCAAAGATTTCTCTGAGCCTTCAGCATTTGTTTATTGTAATCAATGCGAGTTCAGATATCTGAAGGCTTAATATCATAGTTTCATCCCAACAACACTTATGCCATCATGTCATCCCCTGGGCCAGTTGCAGTGTGTGGAATTGAAACCCCAAGCCCTGGACTAAGTTAAAACAGAACCAAACAATTAAGTTTGTATCACTCCATTTCTCCTGGATATGAAAATCCTCCAGGAATCAAAATGTTCGCTACCATTCCCCATATATTTCAGGAATCCAAATGTATTCACTACCATGCCTCTGGCATTGCAATAGAGAAATAAGAGTGGGAGAAAACTGAAAAGAGTGTATGGAAAGTTTGGATTTTCAGGCAGACAGATTCAAGGAAAAAAACCTCCGTggagaaaaataaattaaatgcaCGAACATTTTCAGTTGCAGATAAAAAGTTTTAAAGATTACAGAATCTAGTGCTTCTATTTACATGCTCAATGAACTTCCTAATCACCAATGTACAGGAAACAGCAAATGCGCATCCAATATTGCCGCAACTTCATATTCCCGCATAGCACCAGACTGCTTGCAACTGGTTAAGGGGCCTAATAAAACTCATGGCTTTCTTCTGAGTGATATCAGTTCTACTCAATCAGGGGAGAGGAAATAACCATCTGCAAGAAACCAACTTGGATGCAACTCAAGGATATGAAAATGATGGTTGAGGACAGAATATGAAATTctgcaaaaagaaaaacatagaaTATTAGAAGTTTAAACTTTAGATTATGTTGTATCTACAGTAACCATCTTGCTTCTCAGGATCAATACATTATCTACAGTAACCATATGTTAGTGCTGAAAATGAAATAATAAGGTTAGTCGAAACTCAAAAACTTTGTTTTTGTATTGCAGAAGCTGAAATCACACCAGATATTTCACTGGCTGTTTTTTTATCTTATCCCTCTACTATAGGACTGActgataaaaattattttcagttcTCTTCTTTATTTCACTGAGCCAGATTTCAATGTACATGAAGGTGCTGCATGGGATCTTAAGGAAGCCAAGAAATGAAGCCCAAAAGCTTCAAGTGGACATATGAACACAACTAGATTATTAGAAATTCCAATATGGTCAGGGGGTTTGGGTGGTTTGGAAGGATGGAAATGACACCTCAACAGAGGCCTCAACATATAATATACAGACGGGCAGTGACAGTTTTTCCAGTTTTGAGCAAAGATTAGGTCACAGCCCTATTTCTTTCATTCAGCAGGCTGTGACAATTGAATCTAATGATTATAATTGTGATTGGTGGCTAGTCCCTGCCAGCACTTGCGCAAATAATCTTTCAAAGGTTCCAAGACAATAAATACAGCCTACTGCACCACCAAATCCACAAAGCAAGTATTCTAGTGGACATATGTTAATCAAGGCATAAAGCCACATATATAGATTCATTCAACAAGATACCTTGTGCCTACGACACCTCATCTATAGCCTGTAGGTGCTCACAAGATCTATAATCAGTACACAAACTCGTGAAGGATGTTATCTTTAGTGGGGATCTCCAGTTAACTCCTTTTGATGAATGCTGACAGGGCAATTAATTTTCTCCTCATCAGTTTTTTGGTCCTAAAAAAAACTCGTTTACCATTTCAAAAGGATCATGAAGAATAAAATGGCACATGGAGGCAGCAATGCTTATGACATGTATAGCAAAACAAGCATGACATGTTCTCATATTGTGAAACTAGTATAGCATGATGTATTTGTTATCGCATCATGTAACCATCTACCAGGTCATGTTTACTTTCATGTCATGACATGTATGACAAAACAAAAATAACATGCTAAACTATACAAAACTAGTAGGAACAAATTCATATAGCAAAAATGGTGAATCATATGGGAACCAAAGGCACTATAGCAAAGCATTATCGCATATTATTCTTTTCCAATATAAGGAACAGTAAAGAATACTTAAGCATGAAAAGTATAGAAACGTTGATTGCTAGTCAGATAACATTGAAAATACAGATActgaacagaaaaaaaaaaaaagctagcaAGAGTTGATAGAATGATTAACACTGAATCATGGTATGAAACTAAAAAACTAAAGCAGATATTTGATAGTCAATTCTGATAGCAGTATGCTACTAATATAAAaatcaagatttaaactccttATCAAACTCCTCTTCTAGTTTTCGCTCTAAAGATTTGGTAGCATCAGAGAGAACTGGTTTCTTACAGTTATGAGAGGCCTGAGAAAACTGTTTGCCATTCAAAATATCAGTTCTGCTGAGATCAAGAAGCCTGCGCCTTCTGAAAATTGATGGAGTATTTTTGAAGCTCTTTGCTGAAGCCCTTAAATAAGATATTGGATCCCTTGGACTATAAGTATGACTTGGTGAAACGATTGGTGGTGTACAGTACTGAACTGGGCTCTTTGCTTGTTGGATGTAACTCTCCGTTTTAGATATTTTCTTGCCCGAAAGAGAACTTCCTTCATGCGTCAACTGCAAAACTGGGTATGGTAATGAGCCAACATTTCCACCATCACAACTTAGAGGTGTGCTGGTAACTTGGTTATGGTCATCAACCATGCCATTACTACTTGAATCAAAAGTTAGCATTTTTAAAATATCAGTCTCATAATTTAGATCCATATTTTTGATCGTTGAGTTGTTCTTATTAAAAGCATGCTCCTCAGAGATTTTTGGAGATTTAGGTCTTCTCTGATTCGAGGACTCTTTATATGGAACATGCGAACAAAACCCATCAAAAACAGAAGGATGTGCCTTAGATTGGAGTGTAGGAGTACTATGCAAATCATCTGTCACATTAGCACGAGCAGAATCATTTCCATGCCACAAATCAGTCAAATGACATGGCCACACAGTGCTGGATGACAAACTAGTTTGGCCATTTGAACATGGACTTCTATCTTCATGCCAATCAGAAGGATTTGCAGAAAAAATTGCCTCCGCTTTCCTGCATTTAGGGTCACTTGTTGGACTTGGTCTCACCTCTGACTTCAAGCATTCAGTATCATCTGTTGAAGTATGTTGATCTTCCACTTTGAGACATTTGGAATTTCCAATAAGAGAAGGGTCCAAACTCAACTCCTTCCTTCCTATACTGGTATTTTGAAAATCAAAACCTGTCGAGGAAGTCATAAAATGATTATCTACACTTGGTTTCTGATCAGGTGTACCTAGTTTTGCAGGATGTGATTTGAGGCTTCCCATTTTTTCTTGGTGACTGTTCAATTTGAAAGCAGGATTTCCAACCGGACGACTATGAATTCCTGATGCCAAATATGAGTCCAACTTCTTCTTTACAGAGCAGTTCCAATGATTCTTTATTGAGTTATCTGCCCTATTAAATACAAATCATCAAAAAATGCACCAATAAATATTCAGGGGAGTGTACATAAtgagatatatattttttttaaaaaaaatcaactgaaaTGATACATCAATATCTCATGGCATCTCAAATATTGCTAAAGTCAAACAGCCAATCAGGTAAATAGAACCTCCATGGATGCTCAAACTAGCTTAAAATGAAAAACCAAAGTCAACACACGCCACATGCCATGAAATAACCAAATTAGCAGACTATCCAATCAAACATTAATGAAGAATAAAATGCATTGATGCTCATTTATCAGATATCTCTTCAAAGTTAACTGAAACCAGTAGTCTTCTACATTTTCTACTTTGTTTCACAAGACAATgctttagaaaataaaatatttagaagCCTTTATTATTATACCACTTGTGGACATACTATATCAGAAAGAACAAGTACTATCCTATCCATTTAGCGCTGGGATTTATTAAAGGTACATAATTAAACTTCTGAGAATTGAAAAGAAGGATCGATTCTCTATTTATTGACCAAACCATGGttcaaaaatatctaaaacaGAACGTTCTGAGTTTTTTTCATACCAAACAAGAGCTGGATGTCaaacatgtatatatatgtttcaGCATGTTAAATTCAAagcatttttgtttttatttctcTGGAATATAGTATTGGATGAAATCATTTAGAATTCCCCTAAAATGTATGAAATATCTAGTATGAATTAATAAACATTTTTAGTTATTTTCCATAATTTTGTATTTTAACATTATTGGATGCTGAACTTTATATTGTACTTGAAGAATAATTTCAAGATGATCAAAACTAATATGATGGAtaagtaacaaaaaaaaagctatAAGATAAACAATAAAtccaatttaatataatatgtaCTAAAATGACAAAGTTCATTGTTTTAGCATTTTAGTTTTCCTATGTTTGTCTCTTctgtttcttcctttttgtacAATATATTATCGCTTCTCTAGTTTCTTTCTGTTTTTGAGTCAAAAAGTGAAAAATGATGAAATATTGTGGCTCAAGAAGACACCAAAATACACTCCATAACCAAAGGCCTTGGTGAGAGGTCTCCAATGAAGTAAATATCAGAAATTGAAGTTTAAGAACTTGTCTATTAAGCGATGAGTATAAGGCATTTGCATGCAACACATTTCCATAAAATAAACATGAATAGCAGTATACAAAGATGTAACTTCCACATGCCATTTCAGATGCAATTTTTAACATTAAATTTCTGCCTAGGCTCTCTATGTCCACTTTTCCAAACAGTATAACACCCTGTGAACTGATACCAACAACATAACTATGTGAGCCCAGTATTCAGTAGATTATTTAAGAAAATGTGCCATCAGCATCgcaacaaacaaaaatttgcaaatagaaaacatGCGAGAGATTTTACACATGGAAAATAAGAATAGACATACCTTCCAGGTAAAAACTTGGTTATTTTGGCCCACTTGTTTCCATATATTTGGTGGGCATGAATTAAAGTCACTTCTTCCTCTGGCGTCCATGCATCTTTTTTTATTGCAGGGTTCAAGTGGTTGTGCCACCTAAAAGACAATGGTGAGTTTCCAGTACTCAAGGGGGAAGACTATTTCTTTTTTAACTTGAGAAATGCAAAATTGACTATAAATAAGTCACTTGTGATAAAGCTTGAGTTTCTGTGGAATTTTCACTTTCTGAAGGCTAAACTAAACTTTAAGCAAAAAAATGACATCATGTAATTACTTAAATATCTGATGATAATCTAGAGTTTAGTTATTTCATAATACATAAAAACTTTGCTGCCTGTAtagcctatttttttttttttttacttgttcATCCTTTTGGTCACAAGTTGTCTTCCTGGTGTCTACAAAATATCAAGATCTCATCCCTGATCCCCATAAGATCATCTTTCAACAACCCTCCTCACATAGTGTTCAATCAGACATCATCAAAATCATGTGTTCAAGTAAGAATTGCCCTACTAACTGGGTGAATAAAACATCTGAGAAACGAGTCTTGGAACAGAAATGTGTTAACGACCTTTCGACTCTGTCAAATTTATTTAGCTGTAAGAATCAAAAATAACAATCTTAACATTAGattgaaagagaaaaataacAGAAAAGACAAGTTATTTGCCATTGGAAAATTATAGATACTAGGCTGCCCTGAAATATATCCTGTTATAAAGCTACAAGGTCTTGCCGATGAACTGAAACTGCTAGTGTAAAAAGCGATTACATCCCAATGACAAAGAGGTAAATAAGGATGAAGCCTTTCTATCTGCTACTCCTGCAACTTCCAATTTCGGTCCAGGCTTGGGGATCCAATATGCTATAAACTTTCAAAGGTCTACTACGTGTCTGCTACATGAAAATCCCCATAGCAAATTCCACTACTGTTCAATTTCTGAAGCAGAGAATGATTAACTCATAAAGAACAGATTCCACAATGACTACTTGCATACCGAGATTGCAGTATGGTGAAGCCTCCTGTGGCCTCAACATAGATCACCCATCAACTCATAGATTAACTgcgaggcccaatagtcccacatcgaaaagactcgttccagagcctgggcatatgaggcgggtgtctccaaatcctgcagacgtgttttgggaggaaaacaaaatcggggaggagtgaaggacgcttgcgtgaagccccgaaaccggacaatatctggcaggggagccccgtgtttccccccctcatgtggcccccacgtgggcactgggtgcctcacgtgccccgcggAGGCGGGGGCATgacacttggtatcagagccgaggacggctcttgtccgatggtgggaagggtgtgaggcccaatagtttcacatcggaaagactcgttccagagcctgggtatatgaggtggtgtctccaaatcctacaGACGTGTTgtgggaggaaaacaaaactggggaggggtgaagaacgcttgcgtgaagccccgaaaCCGGATAATATCTGGtgggggagccccgtgtttctcCCTCATGTGgctcccacgtgggcactgggtgcctcacgtgctccgcggAGGTGGGGGCGTGACATTAACTAATTTCACTTGATTCCATTTTGCTGAACCACATCAAGAATCAAACTTTATCAACTATTCCAAGTCAAAAGCCAAACAAATGATCAGTCTGAGTTAATACTTTCTCTATCTTCTGTGGATAAAGAAGGAAAATGCAACCCTTTTAAATCAAGGAAAGCAATAAGATTCTATAAACTAATAACTGGATGAAGGTGTTAGATATAAAGATATAGCTGAAGTGATGGTTATAATGATGAAGGTCATTCATATTATAAATTATACTGTTGTATACCAATCTTAGAAAGCATTACTTGAGAAAAGGAATCTGAAATTGGCAACTACATACAGCTGAAATCAACTAAAATTCTATTCTTGTTGCTGCAAAAAATGCAGGATAAAGGCTAAAATATTTGAAAGAATGTTTCCAGAATACTTATTCTATCTCCTACGAAGAAGATCTTGAAAGTCAACCATCCAAAAAAAGAGAACAAGATGAAAATTTTATAGTCGttgaaaataaatatgcatgaGCAACAGGCcaaatgccatcttcttgggATCAGCTGTATGGTGATTAGATGTACTTTTTTTTCCTATAAACATGAATATGCACAAGCACCTTATCCCATCAATCCACAATCAACTATATGGATCCAACATTTTGTGGGTTCCAACGCAGAGGAAAGACTCCCGATGGGCTTTATTTTTAATCATCACCATCACCTCcagccaattcttccttattTAGTCCTCGTTGTTGAGTAACCTGAATTAAAATCCCTCTTCCCATTGGTACCTAGAAAAAGTTGAATGTATTCACTAGAGTTATCTTAGAAACTACGAGATGATTGTCCAAGTCCCAGATTTTATGACTTGCTTAGcttccaaatgacttcttggtTGGATAAGAGCCTTGCAtttattagaaattcaggtgTTATAGAGAAACAAATCTTAACGAGACACATTTAAATTATAAGTTCAAGGAAAGTAGGAAACAGGAAGAACTTAAACACAAAAATACTTACACATGGTTCATAAGAgcaaaaattattaaaagaaGTGAGATACACAGCTTTACTTGAACATATGAGATACTACAACCGTTGTGAACATTATATACCTCTCTCGACATTGCTTGCCTATGCGGCCTGGCAAAGACTTTGCAATGACAGACCACTTCTTAGAACCATGCTTTGCGACTAGCTTGATTATACAGTCATCTTCCTGAAATATCACAGACTCATTAATGCAACCTATAATCATGGCAGAC
Proteins encoded in this window:
- the LOC103708649 gene encoding transcriptional activator Myb-like isoform X1; the protein is MVEEVKKEDRKDDRIPEISLPSCSPDSDCSCEMTPGTIPGRMSGPTRRSTKGGWTDKEDDLLVEAVKQFNGKNWKKIAELFPGRSDVQCLHRWQKVLNPELVKGTWTKEEDDCIIKLVAKHGSKKWSVIAKSLPGRIGKQCRERWHNHLNPAIKKDAWTPEEEVTLIHAHQIYGNKWAKITKFLPGRADNSIKNHWNCSVKKKLDSYLASGIHSRPVGNPAFKLNSHQEKMGSLKSHPAKLGTPDQKPSVDNHFMTSSTGFDFQNTSIGRKELSLDPSLIGNSKCLKVEDQHTSTDDTECLKSEVRPSPTSDPKCRKAEAIFSANPSDWHEDRSPCSNGQTSLSSSTVWPCHLTDLWHGNDSARANVTDDLHSTPTLQSKAHPSVFDGFCSHVPYKESSNQRRPKSPKISEEHAFNKNNSTIKNMDLNYETDILKMLTFDSSSNGMVDDHNQVTSTPLSCDGGNVGSLPYPVLQLTHEGSSLSGKKISKTESYIQQAKSPVQYCTPPIVSPSHTYSPRDPISYLRASAKSFKNTPSIFRRRRLLDLSRTDILNGKQFSQASHN
- the LOC103708649 gene encoding uncharacterized protein LOC103708649 isoform X2, which codes for MVEEVKKEDRKDDRIPEISLPSCSPDSDCSCEMTPGTIPGRMSGPTRRSTKGGWTDKEDDLLVEAVKQFNGKNWKKIAELFPGRSDVQCLHRWQKVLNPELVKGTWTKEEDDCIIKLVAKHGSKKWSVIAKSLPGRIGKQCRERWHNHLNPAIKKDAWTPEEEVTLIHAHQIYGNKWAKITKFLPGRADNSIKNHWNCSVKKKLDSYLASGIHSRPVGNPAFKLNSHQEKMGSLKSHPAKLGRKELSLDPSLIGNSKCLKVEDQHTSTDDTECLKSEVRPSPTSDPKCRKAEAIFSANPSDWHEDRSPCSNGQTSLSSSTVWPCHLTDLWHGNDSARANVTDDLHSTPTLQSKAHPSVFDGFCSHVPYKESSNQRRPKSPKISEEHAFNKNNSTIKNMDLNYETDILKMLTFDSSSNGMVDDHNQVTSTPLSCDGGNVGSLPYPVLQLTHEGSSLSGKKISKTESYIQQAKSPVQYCTPPIVSPSHTYSPRDPISYLRASAKSFKNTPSIFRRRRLLDLSRTDILNGKQFSQASHN